A genomic region of Myxosarcina sp. GI1 contains the following coding sequences:
- a CDS encoding DUF502 domain-containing protein, which produces MLQRLKQNLKNDLIAGLLVVIPLATTIWLSVSLASWAIDFLTRIPKQINPFDGLNPFLTNILNFLIGLAVPLLMILLIGLMARNIVGKWLLDFGERFLQAIPLAGSVYKTLKQILETLLGDSKSRFRRVVMIEYPKEGIWTLGFVTGKVSSQLQSHLSRKMISVFIPTTPNPTSGWYAIVPEDEAIDLEITIEDAFKVLISGGIVSPGTPPATVPVSLPKAYRKVPLDSSLSQEKSSSFFPLEEES; this is translated from the coding sequence GTGCTACAACGCTTAAAGCAAAATTTAAAAAACGATTTAATTGCTGGTCTGCTGGTGGTAATTCCTTTGGCCACTACGATTTGGCTATCTGTTTCCCTGGCTAGTTGGGCGATTGATTTTCTCACTCGCATTCCCAAACAAATTAATCCTTTTGATGGATTAAATCCATTTTTAACTAATATACTCAATTTCTTAATTGGTTTAGCAGTGCCACTGCTAATGATTTTGCTCATCGGTTTGATGGCAAGAAATATTGTCGGCAAGTGGTTATTGGACTTTGGCGAAAGATTTCTTCAGGCTATTCCACTGGCAGGATCGGTATATAAAACACTCAAGCAAATTCTAGAAACTCTGTTGGGAGATTCCAAATCCAGATTTAGAAGGGTGGTGATGATTGAATATCCCAAAGAGGGTATTTGGACGCTGGGATTTGTTACGGGAAAGGTTAGCTCTCAGCTACAGTCTCATTTATCCCGCAAGATGATTAGCGTTTTTATTCCCACGACTCCCAATCCTACCTCGGGCTGGTACGCGATTGTCCCTGAAGATGAAGCTATCGATCTCGAAATTACTATTGAAGATGCCTTTAAAGTCTTAATTTCTGGCGGCATCGTCAGTCCTGGAACTCCGCCTGCTACCGTCCCCGTTTCTCTACCCAAAGCCTATCGTAAGGTGCCGTTAGATTCTTCCCTATCCCAAGAAAAATCATCTTCATTTTTTCCCCTGGAAGAAGAAAGTTAA